Proteins co-encoded in one Natrinema sp. CBA1119 genomic window:
- a CDS encoding SLC13 family permease: MAMLTTGALLVFLIIAAALVLFVTEPVPIDVTAIGIMVCLMILGPWTGVSPSDGVAGFSNPATITILSMMILSEGVRRTGLIQRLETTVATYTGTNERKQLAATVGIVGPLSGLINNTAAVAVLVPMVNDLAHENGTSPSKLLLPLSYASMFGGMLTLIGTSTNLVASSLSAEYLGRPFSMFEFTKLGIVVFLVGAAYLLTVGYWLAPSHVTPRSERATTAREEYLTELVVRQDSPVVGLTIREALEEVDHEADVTQLIRDGRYVSNPPLSTEIQSDDVYTVRLTNGALQTLINIEGIDLVPGATTEADLDSLAPEQTLVEIVLTAGSNLIGETIESARFSDTYHARVLAVRRGGRITHERLSEFTFRPGDALLIESEAETVDRLADDPNVIVAGDLDLQQFRSSKLPVAIGVVLAVVGLAALDLLPIMVSALAGVVTMLAAGVIKPAEAYEAVQWDIIFLLAGVIPLGNAMAETGGADILGALVVSSADILPAVGVLGLFYLLTALMTNVVSNQASVVLLVPVAVDVAGRLGANAFAFVLAVTFAASTAFMTPVGYQTNLFVYGPGKYQFSDFIRVGGPLQLLLVVVTTGGIVFFWGL, from the coding sequence TGATACTCGGTCCGTGGACCGGCGTCTCCCCGAGCGACGGCGTCGCCGGATTCTCGAACCCCGCGACGATCACGATTCTCTCGATGATGATCCTGAGCGAGGGCGTCCGACGAACCGGTCTCATTCAACGTCTCGAGACGACCGTCGCGACCTACACCGGCACGAACGAACGCAAACAGCTCGCGGCGACCGTCGGGATCGTCGGTCCGCTATCAGGACTGATCAACAACACGGCGGCGGTCGCTGTGTTAGTGCCAATGGTAAACGACCTGGCTCACGAGAACGGGACCTCCCCGTCGAAGCTCCTCTTGCCGCTGTCGTACGCATCGATGTTCGGTGGTATGCTCACCCTCATCGGAACGTCCACGAATCTGGTCGCGAGCAGCCTCTCGGCGGAGTACCTCGGTCGGCCCTTCTCGATGTTCGAGTTTACCAAACTCGGCATCGTCGTCTTCTTGGTCGGGGCGGCGTACTTGCTCACGGTCGGCTACTGGCTCGCGCCGTCGCACGTCACGCCGCGAAGCGAGCGAGCGACGACGGCGCGGGAGGAGTATCTCACGGAACTCGTCGTTCGCCAGGACTCGCCTGTGGTCGGACTAACCATCCGAGAAGCCCTCGAGGAGGTCGATCACGAGGCCGACGTCACCCAACTCATTCGAGACGGCCGGTACGTCTCCAATCCGCCGCTGTCGACTGAGATCCAGAGTGACGACGTCTACACCGTTCGGCTCACCAACGGCGCGCTGCAGACGCTGATCAACATCGAAGGGATCGATCTCGTTCCCGGCGCGACGACCGAAGCCGACCTCGACTCACTCGCGCCAGAACAGACGCTCGTCGAGATTGTCCTCACGGCGGGGTCGAACCTGATCGGCGAGACGATCGAGTCGGCCCGCTTTTCCGACACCTATCACGCTCGCGTGCTCGCCGTTCGACGCGGCGGCAGGATCACCCACGAACGGCTCTCCGAGTTCACCTTTCGACCCGGTGACGCGCTCCTGATCGAGTCCGAGGCGGAGACGGTCGACCGCCTCGCCGACGATCCGAACGTCATCGTCGCCGGCGATCTCGATCTCCAGCAGTTCCGGAGTTCGAAGCTGCCAGTCGCCATCGGCGTCGTCCTCGCTGTCGTGGGCCTGGCCGCGCTCGACCTGCTGCCGATCATGGTCTCCGCCCTGGCCGGCGTCGTCACGATGCTCGCCGCGGGCGTCATCAAACCCGCCGAGGCGTACGAGGCCGTCCAGTGGGACATCATTTTCCTGCTCGCCGGCGTCATCCCACTTGGAAACGCGATGGCTGAAACGGGCGGCGCGGACATTCTCGGCGCGCTCGTCGTCTCGAGTGCAGACATCCTGCCGGCGGTCGGCGTTCTCGGCCTGTTCTACCTGCTGACAGCACTGATGACCAACGTCGTCAGCAACCAGGCGAGCGTCGTGTTGCTCGTCCCGGTAGCGGTCGACGTCGCCGGGCGGTTGGGTGCCAACGCCTTCGCGTTCGTCCTCGCGGTGACGTTCGCCGCCAGCACCGCGTTTATGACGCCGGTCGGCTACCAGACCAACCTCTTCGTCTACGGACCGGGAAAGTACCAGTTCAGCGACTTCATCCGCGTAGGTGGACCGCTCCAGCTCTTGCTCGTCGTCGTGACGACGGGGGGTATCGTCTTCTTCTGGGGCCTCTGA